One window from the genome of Paraconexibacter algicola encodes:
- a CDS encoding low temperature requirement protein A, translating into MGTRTLPDDDPMLVPQTHDEAERKVTALELFFDLVFVFAFTQVTAAMAANPSAEGLARGMLVLGAVWWAWVGYAWLTNAIDPEEGVTRLVFFAVMASMLVVSLAIPEAFDDDAVVFAGAYAVVRFLQIGLYALSDDDVDLRHAVQRLGTTTAISCGLLLAAAFTDGTLQGALWALALLIDFGGGLLSGTGGWRVSAGHFAERHGLIVIIALGESIVALGVGASEEELTGPVVLAAVLGTALTAALWWVYFDVVALVAERHLHEATGAVRNAMARDSYSYIHLLMIAGIVLVALGIKKTLGEVDEPLKTVPAVALCGGAALYLVGHVLFRLRNVRTVAWRRIAAAALCLALIPLAREIDALVTLTAITAVYVVMIAYEAVRYAEARDRIRHMPA; encoded by the coding sequence ATGGGGACCCGCACGCTGCCCGACGACGATCCGATGCTCGTGCCGCAGACGCACGACGAGGCCGAGCGGAAGGTCACGGCGCTCGAGCTGTTCTTCGACCTCGTGTTCGTCTTCGCGTTCACGCAGGTGACCGCCGCGATGGCGGCGAACCCGTCGGCGGAGGGGCTGGCGCGCGGCATGCTCGTGCTCGGCGCGGTCTGGTGGGCGTGGGTCGGCTACGCGTGGCTGACGAACGCCATCGACCCGGAGGAGGGCGTCACCCGGCTCGTGTTCTTCGCCGTGATGGCGTCGATGCTCGTGGTGTCGCTGGCGATCCCGGAGGCGTTCGACGACGACGCGGTCGTGTTCGCGGGCGCGTACGCGGTGGTGCGGTTCCTGCAGATCGGGCTGTACGCGCTGTCGGACGACGACGTGGACCTGCGGCACGCGGTCCAGCGGCTGGGGACGACCACGGCGATCTCGTGCGGGCTGCTGCTGGCCGCGGCGTTCACGGACGGCACGCTCCAGGGGGCGCTGTGGGCGCTGGCGCTGCTGATCGACTTCGGCGGCGGGCTGCTGAGCGGCACCGGGGGCTGGCGCGTGTCGGCGGGGCACTTCGCCGAGCGGCACGGCCTGATCGTGATCATCGCGCTGGGCGAGTCGATCGTCGCGCTGGGGGTCGGCGCCTCGGAGGAGGAGCTGACCGGGCCGGTCGTGCTCGCCGCGGTGCTGGGGACCGCGCTGACGGCGGCGCTGTGGTGGGTCTACTTCGACGTGGTGGCGCTGGTCGCCGAGCGGCACCTGCACGAGGCGACGGGGGCCGTGCGCAACGCGATGGCGCGCGACTCCTACAGCTACATCCATCTGCTGATGATCGCGGGGATCGTGCTCGTCGCCCTGGGCATCAAGAAGACGCTCGGCGAGGTCGACGAGCCGCTGAAGACGGTCCCGGCGGTGGCGCTGTGCGGCGGCGCGGCGCTGTATCTCGTCGGGCACGTGCTGTTCCGGCTGCGCAACGTGCGGACGGTCGCGTGGCGGCGGATCGCCGCGGCGGCGCTGTGCCTGGCGCTGATCCCGCTCGCCCGCGAGATCGACGCGCTCGTGACGCTGACCGCGATCACCGCGGTGTACGTCGTGATGATCGCCTACGAGGCGGTGCGCTACGCGGAGGCGCGCGACCGGATCCGGCACATGCCCGCGTAA
- a CDS encoding GMC oxidoreductase, which yields MAGVERQYDYDWIVIGSGFGGSVSALRLAQKGYKVLVLEAGRRFEDKDFPKSTWDARNYFFAPKLGMRGILRLSIFKDIFIASGAGVGGGSLGYANTLYRAPERFYNDGQWSSLGNWGVDLEEHYDEAERMLGVTDYWKDDAADQLLKEFGEEIGCGDTYSKTRVGVYQGTPGVTVPDPFFDGEGPDRTGCIDCGRCMVGCPHGAKNTLVKNYLYLAEQLGVRVEPSRMVLDVRPLARADGSDGYVVTDERAGSWVRKGRRELRARGVIFSAGALGTNRLLANIKHRGSLSISDQLGELVRTNSEAILGITVPEDFPADITDRVAITSSIYPDPDTHIETCVYGDAGGSMQYLNTILTGDGTRVTRPLKWAATAIRHPRQFWKATFFKGGSKRAIIILVMQTLDNAIALRAKPKRFGKGVKLVTEQDPLKPNPTFIPIGNTVTQWFADRTGGVPQSSTMEALFNIPSTAHILGGAVIGADATTGVIDKEQRIFGYENLMVCDGAAVPANIGVNPSLTITAMTELAMSRIPRKGEDRKALHAAPTPIDLAITQVSPEPVAVPAGPSAAGPASPAA from the coding sequence ATGGCTGGAGTGGAGCGGCAGTACGACTACGACTGGATCGTCATCGGATCCGGGTTCGGCGGCAGCGTCAGCGCGCTGCGGCTCGCGCAGAAGGGCTACAAGGTCCTCGTGCTCGAGGCCGGCCGCCGGTTCGAGGACAAGGACTTCCCCAAGAGCACCTGGGACGCGCGCAACTACTTCTTCGCGCCGAAGCTCGGGATGCGCGGGATCCTGCGCCTGTCGATCTTCAAGGACATCTTCATCGCCTCCGGTGCCGGGGTCGGCGGCGGGTCGCTCGGCTACGCCAACACGCTCTACCGGGCACCCGAGCGGTTCTACAACGACGGCCAGTGGTCCTCCCTGGGCAACTGGGGCGTCGACCTCGAGGAGCACTACGACGAGGCCGAGCGGATGCTCGGGGTCACCGACTACTGGAAGGACGACGCCGCCGACCAGCTGCTGAAGGAGTTCGGCGAGGAGATCGGCTGCGGCGACACGTACTCCAAGACCCGCGTCGGCGTCTACCAGGGCACGCCGGGCGTCACCGTCCCCGACCCGTTCTTCGACGGCGAGGGCCCGGACCGCACGGGCTGCATCGACTGCGGCCGCTGCATGGTCGGCTGCCCGCACGGCGCGAAGAACACGCTGGTGAAGAACTACCTGTACCTCGCCGAGCAGCTCGGCGTGCGGGTCGAGCCGTCGCGGATGGTGCTCGACGTGCGGCCGCTGGCCCGCGCCGACGGCTCCGACGGCTACGTCGTCACCGACGAGCGCGCCGGCTCCTGGGTGCGCAAGGGCCGCCGCGAGCTGCGCGCACGCGGCGTCATCTTCTCCGCCGGCGCGCTGGGCACGAACCGCCTGCTGGCGAACATCAAGCACCGCGGCTCGCTGTCGATCAGCGACCAGCTCGGCGAGCTCGTGCGCACCAACAGCGAGGCGATCCTCGGCATCACCGTGCCCGAGGACTTCCCGGCCGACATCACCGACCGCGTCGCGATCACCTCGAGCATCTACCCCGACCCGGACACGCACATCGAGACGTGCGTCTACGGCGACGCGGGCGGCTCCATGCAGTACCTCAACACGATCCTCACCGGGGACGGGACGCGCGTGACGCGGCCGCTGAAGTGGGCGGCGACGGCGATCCGCCACCCGCGCCAGTTCTGGAAGGCGACGTTCTTCAAGGGCGGCAGCAAGCGCGCGATCATCATCCTCGTGATGCAGACGCTCGACAACGCGATCGCGCTGCGGGCGAAGCCGAAGCGGTTCGGCAAGGGCGTCAAGCTCGTCACCGAGCAGGACCCGCTGAAGCCCAACCCGACGTTCATCCCGATCGGCAACACGGTCACCCAGTGGTTCGCGGACCGCACCGGCGGGGTGCCGCAGTCCTCCACGATGGAGGCGCTCTTCAACATCCCGTCGACCGCGCACATCCTCGGCGGCGCGGTCATCGGCGCGGACGCGACGACCGGCGTGATCGACAAGGAGCAGCGGATCTTCGGCTACGAGAACCTGATGGTCTGCGACGGCGCCGCGGTGCCCGCGAACATCGGGGTCAACCCGTCGCTGACGATCACGGCGATGACCGAGCTGGCGATGAGCCGCATCCCGCGCAAGGGCGAGGACCGCAAGGCGCTGCACGCGGCCCCCACCCCGATCGATCTCGCGATCACGCAGGTGTCGCCGGAGCCGGTCGCGGTGCCCGCGGGGCCTTCGGCGGCGGGGCCGGCGTCGCCGGCTGCGTGA
- a CDS encoding sensor histidine kinase, giving the protein MASRPAPVPHPDEAAKQVALADLSGELLALLRPGGEVVDANSAWTELLDFEPGMGVDALRQRLHEDDRLAFEEARRTVLQGGDVHGQVVRFLAPDGRWLELEWSCRLLADHGLLAIRGRDVTEQRQLAREHDRRARHLEQVNDELREFAYVASHDLSEPLRMVTSYLDLVRRRYDEQLDDTGREFIHFAVDGAHRMRALIDDLLRYSRIGGALPDHAPVDLDALLRTVCQDLEETIGEAGATIEAAPLGTVVGDATMLGQLLQNLLVNAVKFRTAERAPHVTLGARRTGGTLVLEVSDNGIGIDATQLERIFQVFTRLHSRDEYDGTGIGLSICRRICERHGGTITARSVPGEGTTFVVTLRDEAVGA; this is encoded by the coding sequence ATGGCGTCTCGCCCCGCCCCGGTTCCCCACCCCGACGAAGCTGCGAAGCAGGTCGCACTTGCCGACCTCTCCGGGGAGCTGCTCGCGCTCCTGCGCCCGGGTGGCGAGGTCGTCGACGCCAACAGCGCGTGGACGGAGCTGCTCGACTTCGAGCCCGGGATGGGCGTCGACGCCCTGCGGCAGCGGCTGCACGAGGACGACCGGCTCGCGTTCGAGGAGGCCCGCCGCACGGTCCTCCAGGGCGGCGACGTCCACGGCCAGGTCGTCCGCTTCCTCGCCCCCGACGGCCGCTGGCTCGAGCTGGAGTGGAGCTGCCGGCTGCTCGCCGACCACGGCCTGCTCGCGATCCGCGGGCGCGACGTCACCGAGCAGCGCCAGCTCGCCCGCGAGCACGACCGGCGCGCCCGCCACCTCGAGCAGGTCAACGACGAGCTGCGCGAGTTCGCCTACGTCGCCTCACACGACCTCTCCGAGCCGCTGCGCATGGTCACCAGCTACCTCGACCTCGTCCGTCGCCGCTACGACGAGCAGCTCGACGACACCGGCCGCGAGTTCATCCACTTCGCCGTCGACGGGGCGCACCGGATGCGCGCCCTGATCGACGACCTGCTGCGCTACTCGCGCATCGGCGGCGCGCTCCCCGACCACGCGCCCGTCGACCTCGACGCGCTGCTGCGGACCGTCTGCCAGGACCTCGAGGAGACGATCGGGGAGGCCGGCGCGACGATCGAGGCCGCGCCGCTCGGCACCGTCGTCGGCGACGCCACCATGCTCGGGCAGCTGCTGCAGAACCTGCTCGTCAACGCCGTGAAGTTCCGCACCGCCGAGCGCGCCCCGCACGTCACCCTCGGCGCCCGCCGCACCGGCGGCACGCTCGTCCTCGAGGTCAGCGACAACGGCATCGGCATCGACGCCACGCAGCTCGAGCGGATCTTCCAGGTGTTCACGCGCCTGCACTCGCGCGACGAGTACGACGGCACCGGCATCGGGCTCTCGATCTGCCGGCGGATCTGCGAGCGCCACGGCGGCACGATCACCGCCCGCTCGGTCCCCGGCGAGGGCACGACCTTCGTCGTCACCCTCCGCGACGAGGCGGTCGGCGCATGA
- a CDS encoding metallophosphoesterase family protein translates to MTAPLALLYDLHGNLPALEAVLADASAQGAGSYLLGGDYAAFGAWPVETVARLDALPADATTWIRGNWDRWLADELAGTPSRDRPDNELVGGAAAHALAALPAEVVRRLGALDAQVALPDPPDGTATRAVHGSAGSDMTSFLPTHTDHDAQNAAGVQEPRLVFGHTHLQFERPGPGGLVLLNPGSVGMPLDGDVRAAYALVHPDGVELRRVPYDHEASAQALDAVGSPWAREIADRLRKGHA, encoded by the coding sequence ATGACCGCGCCGCTGGCCCTGCTCTACGACCTGCACGGCAACCTGCCCGCGCTGGAGGCGGTGCTCGCCGACGCGAGCGCGCAGGGCGCGGGCTCCTACCTGCTGGGCGGCGACTACGCCGCCTTCGGTGCCTGGCCGGTCGAGACGGTCGCCCGGCTCGACGCGCTGCCCGCCGACGCGACGACGTGGATCCGCGGCAACTGGGACCGCTGGCTCGCCGACGAGCTGGCCGGGACCCCGAGCCGCGACCGGCCGGACAACGAGCTCGTCGGCGGGGCCGCCGCGCACGCGCTCGCCGCGCTGCCCGCGGAGGTCGTGCGGCGGCTCGGCGCGCTCGACGCGCAGGTCGCGCTGCCCGACCCGCCGGACGGGACGGCCACGCGCGCGGTGCACGGCAGCGCCGGGTCGGACATGACGTCGTTCCTGCCGACGCACACCGACCACGACGCCCAGAACGCGGCGGGCGTGCAGGAGCCGCGCCTGGTGTTCGGGCACACGCACCTGCAGTTCGAGCGGCCCGGACCGGGCGGCCTGGTGCTGCTGAACCCGGGCAGCGTCGGCATGCCACTGGACGGCGACGTGCGCGCGGCCTACGCGCTCGTGCACCCGGACGGGGTCGAGCTGCGCCGCGTTCCCTACGACCACGAGGCCAGCGCGCAGGCGCTCGACGCCGTCGGGTCGCCGTGGGCGCGCGAGATCGCCGACCGGCTGCGCAAGGGCCACGCCTGA
- a CDS encoding adenylate/guanylate cyclase domain-containing protein — MLRERLAVLRAVLAGTPGETHDDAVQRITTLTIVAACVTSSLVGVAIVVLLLTLVLPLPVDPFASQTALRNFVAIAIYVPFALLVGVRVGRRIGDGATVWMREGRAPTARERRRVVAMPIRLFSMQLGLWALAAVIFSGLNLTVDALWAFEVGITVLLAGVATAAVASLLAVRFGRSIVARALEDAAPQRYRIVPGVAVRSVFGWALGSAVPITGALVLCAVALGQEDVGRVELARSVVALSAISLVIGLLAIVLTARSIADPLAQLRDALGRVEQGDLDVSVPVNDASEVGFLQAGFNRMVGGLRERERVRDLFGRHVGHDVAQRAMEEGVRLGGEERQAAALFVDLVGSTALASDRSPTEVVTILNAFFAVVVEVTRAHGGLVNKFEGDGALCVFGAPLAHDDPAGAALGAAREMQDRLVAEVDGVRAAIGVSYGTVVAGNVGAADRFEYTVIGDPVNEAARLTELAKEQPRLIAASERALEAAGAADERALWALGDAVVLRGRSAPTRLATPA, encoded by the coding sequence ATGCTGCGCGAGCGGCTGGCGGTCCTGCGCGCGGTCCTCGCGGGCACGCCCGGGGAGACGCACGACGACGCGGTGCAGCGGATCACGACGCTGACGATCGTGGCGGCGTGCGTGACGTCGAGCCTCGTCGGCGTGGCGATCGTCGTGCTGCTGCTGACGCTCGTGCTGCCGCTCCCGGTCGACCCGTTCGCGTCGCAGACGGCGCTGCGGAACTTCGTGGCGATCGCGATCTACGTGCCGTTCGCGCTGCTGGTCGGGGTCCGGGTCGGTCGCCGGATCGGCGACGGGGCGACGGTCTGGATGCGCGAGGGCCGGGCGCCGACCGCGCGCGAGCGGCGCCGGGTCGTGGCGATGCCGATCCGGCTGTTCTCGATGCAGCTGGGCCTGTGGGCGCTCGCGGCGGTGATCTTCAGCGGCCTGAACCTGACGGTCGACGCGCTGTGGGCGTTCGAGGTCGGCATCACCGTGCTGCTCGCCGGGGTGGCGACCGCGGCGGTCGCGTCGCTGCTGGCGGTGCGGTTCGGCCGCTCGATCGTCGCGCGCGCGCTCGAGGACGCGGCCCCGCAGCGGTACCGGATCGTCCCGGGTGTCGCGGTGCGGTCGGTGTTCGGCTGGGCGCTGGGCAGCGCGGTGCCGATCACCGGGGCGCTGGTGCTGTGCGCGGTCGCGCTCGGGCAGGAGGACGTGGGGCGTGTCGAGCTCGCGCGGTCGGTGGTCGCGCTGAGCGCGATCTCGCTGGTGATCGGGCTGCTGGCGATCGTGCTGACCGCGCGCTCGATCGCGGATCCGCTGGCGCAGCTGCGCGACGCGCTCGGCCGGGTCGAGCAGGGCGACCTGGACGTCAGCGTGCCGGTGAACGACGCGAGCGAGGTCGGGTTCCTGCAGGCGGGCTTCAACCGGATGGTCGGCGGCCTGCGGGAGCGTGAGCGGGTGCGCGACCTGTTCGGCCGTCACGTCGGCCACGACGTGGCGCAGCGCGCGATGGAGGAGGGGGTGCGGCTCGGCGGCGAGGAACGTCAGGCCGCCGCGCTGTTCGTCGATCTCGTCGGCTCGACGGCGCTCGCCAGCGACCGCTCGCCGACGGAGGTCGTCACGATCCTCAACGCGTTCTTCGCCGTCGTCGTCGAGGTCACGCGCGCGCACGGCGGCCTGGTGAACAAGTTCGAGGGCGACGGGGCGCTGTGCGTGTTCGGGGCGCCGCTGGCCCACGACGACCCAGCGGGCGCGGCGCTCGGCGCGGCCCGGGAGATGCAGGATCGCCTCGTCGCCGAGGTCGACGGGGTGCGGGCGGCGATCGGCGTGTCCTACGGCACGGTGGTGGCGGGCAACGTCGGCGCGGCGGACCGCTTCGAGTACACGGTGATCGGCGATCCGGTGAACGAGGCGGCGCGACTGACCGAGCTGGCCAAGGAGCAGCCGCGGCTGATCGCCGCGAGCGAGCGGGCGCTGGAGGCGGCGGGTGCCGCCGACGAACGGGCGCTGTGGGCCCTCGGCGACGCGGTCGTGCTGCGCGGCCGCAGCGCCCCGACGCGGCTCGCTACCCCGGCGTGA
- a CDS encoding alcohol dehydrogenase catalytic domain-containing protein, protein MKIRAAVLEEFGAPLVVQEVDLAEPKAGEVLVRVVACGVCHTDMYTASGVDPSGYAPTVLGHEGAGVVERVGEGVSSLKVGDHVVTLFAPQCRECDHCTSGKTNLCMAIRAEQNNGYLPDGTTRLSRDGEPIRHFMGTSTFAEYTVMPEIALAKINPEAPLDRACLFACGLSTGLGAAMNTAKVEAGSTCVVFGAGMVGLGAVAGCRLQNAGRIVCVDLSSDRLELAKGQGATDTIVADEHTTEKILEMTGGMGADYTFEATGLVTVMQQAVETARMGWGLATMAGVAGKGETLDVIPRWLIQGRRVAGSSFGGVKGRDEVPQLVQRYLDGDIDVDAFMSHRITLDEVNKGFDLMHHQDGIRSVIEMGTA, encoded by the coding sequence ATGAAGATCCGAGCAGCTGTCCTGGAGGAGTTCGGCGCACCCCTGGTGGTGCAGGAAGTCGACCTCGCCGAGCCGAAGGCCGGGGAGGTGCTCGTCCGCGTCGTCGCGTGCGGCGTGTGCCACACCGACATGTACACCGCCTCCGGCGTCGACCCGTCCGGCTACGCGCCGACCGTGCTCGGGCACGAGGGCGCCGGCGTCGTCGAGCGCGTGGGGGAAGGCGTCAGCTCGCTGAAGGTCGGTGATCACGTCGTCACCCTGTTCGCGCCGCAGTGCCGCGAGTGCGACCACTGCACCTCCGGCAAGACGAACCTCTGCATGGCGATCCGCGCCGAGCAGAACAACGGCTACCTGCCCGACGGGACCACGCGCCTGTCCCGCGACGGCGAGCCCATCCGGCACTTCATGGGCACGTCGACCTTCGCGGAGTACACGGTCATGCCCGAGATCGCGCTCGCGAAGATCAACCCCGAGGCCCCGCTGGACCGCGCCTGCCTGTTCGCCTGCGGCCTGTCGACCGGGCTCGGCGCGGCGATGAACACCGCCAAGGTCGAGGCGGGCTCCACCTGCGTCGTCTTCGGCGCCGGCATGGTCGGCCTCGGCGCGGTCGCCGGCTGTCGCCTGCAGAACGCCGGGCGGATCGTCTGCGTGGACCTCTCCAGCGACCGGCTCGAGCTCGCCAAGGGGCAGGGCGCCACCGACACGATCGTCGCCGACGAGCACACCACCGAGAAGATCCTCGAGATGACCGGTGGCATGGGCGCCGACTACACCTTCGAGGCGACCGGGCTCGTCACGGTCATGCAGCAGGCCGTCGAGACCGCCCGCATGGGCTGGGGTCTCGCCACCATGGCCGGGGTCGCCGGCAAGGGCGAGACGCTCGACGTCATCCCCCGCTGGCTCATCCAGGGCCGCCGCGTCGCCGGCTCCTCGTTCGGCGGCGTCAAGGGCCGCGACGAGGTCCCGCAGCTCGTGCAGCGCTACCTCGACGGCGACATCGACGTCGACGCGTTCATGTCGCACCGCATCACCCTCGACGAGGTCAACAAGGGCTTCGACCTGATGCACCACCAGGACGGCATCCGCTCGGTCATCGAGATGGGGACCGCCTGA
- a CDS encoding PQQ-dependent sugar dehydrogenase: protein MRRIATLGLLLLAALAVPAAAQAGRTTVAKVPSPTNLAFDGQGRLWATSGVGAAAPDDGVWLAAGPGVSAPRHVVKRLPVALGLVWLRGSLYVSYAASRRTGRVVRYFRFNGRSFDRKEVVVRSLPIGRHTLDSMAVGPDGRIYLGVGSEFDAERSRRRYSGSIVSFAPDGGGLRTEARGLRNPYGLAFIPGTDRLLVTDNGRDDLGPDRPPDELNLVDTGAPVRDYGFPDCAGQGGPACAGTVAPLLDLPTHSSAVGIAVAPDWDGGGLTAFVAQNGSTIRPRDPTGRDVLRIRLAARSDGGYDAAPDRLAGPFALRDPLGVALSPAGDALFVSMYRSGRIDRYTP from the coding sequence GTGCGCCGCATCGCCACCCTCGGCCTGCTCCTGCTCGCCGCCCTCGCCGTCCCGGCCGCCGCCCAGGCGGGCCGGACGACGGTCGCGAAGGTCCCCTCCCCCACGAACCTCGCGTTCGACGGGCAGGGCCGGCTGTGGGCGACCTCCGGGGTCGGGGCCGCCGCCCCGGACGACGGGGTCTGGCTGGCGGCGGGTCCCGGGGTCAGCGCGCCCCGCCACGTCGTCAAGCGGCTGCCGGTCGCGCTCGGGCTCGTGTGGCTGCGCGGCAGCCTGTACGTCTCGTACGCGGCGAGCCGCCGGACCGGCCGGGTCGTGCGCTACTTCCGCTTCAACGGCCGCTCGTTCGACCGCAAGGAGGTCGTCGTGCGCAGCCTGCCGATCGGGCGTCACACGCTCGACTCGATGGCGGTCGGCCCGGACGGCCGGATCTACCTCGGGGTCGGCAGCGAGTTCGACGCGGAGCGCTCACGGCGCCGCTACAGCGGCTCGATCGTGTCGTTCGCCCCGGACGGCGGCGGCCTGCGCACGGAGGCGCGCGGGCTGCGCAACCCGTACGGGCTGGCGTTCATCCCCGGCACCGACCGGCTGCTGGTGACCGACAACGGCCGCGACGACCTCGGCCCCGACCGGCCGCCGGACGAGCTGAACCTCGTCGACACGGGCGCCCCGGTGCGCGACTACGGCTTCCCGGACTGCGCCGGCCAGGGCGGTCCGGCGTGCGCGGGCACGGTCGCGCCGCTGCTGGACCTCCCGACGCACTCCAGCGCCGTCGGGATCGCGGTGGCCCCCGACTGGGACGGCGGCGGCCTGACCGCGTTCGTCGCGCAGAACGGATCGACGATCCGCCCGCGCGACCCGACCGGCCGCGACGTGCTGCGCATCCGGCTCGCCGCGCGGTCCGACGGCGGCTACGACGCGGCGCCGGACCGGCTGGCGGGCCCGTTCGCGCTGCGCGACCCGCTCGGCGTGGCGCTGTCCCCGGCGGGTGACGCCCTGTTCGTGTCGATGTACCGCAGCGGCCGCATCGACCGGTACACGCCGTAG
- a CDS encoding GNAT family N-acetyltransferase: MEVRGPTLTLRPPTAEDVPALLELGSDPEVTRWFSWGPYRSADEPAAYVRRARARQDAGEQLDLLVVHREAGPIGVTGLSEWSLRDRRAVVGTWFGRAWWGSGVNAESKALVFALAFAGFGLARVGAYADVRHERSQRALEKVGFTLEGTLRAWHRHGDTQKDVRFYGLLRADWETSPLREVPCDLHGDLPPAFLPG, encoded by the coding sequence GTGGAGGTGCGCGGCCCGACACTCACGCTCCGTCCTCCGACCGCCGAGGACGTCCCGGCGCTGCTGGAGCTGGGCAGCGACCCCGAGGTCACCCGCTGGTTCAGCTGGGGCCCGTACCGCTCCGCCGACGAGCCCGCCGCCTACGTGCGCCGCGCCCGCGCCCGGCAGGACGCGGGCGAGCAGCTCGACCTCCTCGTGGTGCACCGCGAGGCCGGACCGATCGGCGTCACCGGCCTGTCGGAGTGGAGCCTGCGCGACCGGCGCGCCGTGGTCGGAACGTGGTTCGGCCGCGCGTGGTGGGGCAGCGGCGTGAACGCGGAGAGCAAGGCGCTCGTGTTCGCGCTCGCCTTCGCCGGCTTCGGGCTCGCGCGCGTCGGCGCGTACGCCGACGTGCGCCACGAGCGCTCCCAGCGCGCCCTGGAGAAGGTCGGCTTCACGCTCGAGGGCACGCTGCGCGCCTGGCACCGCCACGGCGACACGCAGAAGGACGTCCGCTTCTACGGCCTGCTGCGCGCCGATTGGGAGACCTCGCCGCTGCGCGAGGTCCCGTGCGACCTGCACGGCGACCTGCCGCCCGCGTTCCTCCCCGGCTGA
- a CDS encoding putative bifunctional diguanylate cyclase/phosphodiesterase, translated as MTIVVGTDGRPRPARDHGPGAAALRILVIEDNPGDAVLVREMLRETAETGYVLTHTRRLRDGIAHLLEAGADCVLLDLALPDATGLDAVAQLRTVAVDLPIIVLSGRADETLAVRAVQEGAQDYLIKGQVDPRLLARSITYAIERKRAEVQLAHQALHDALTGLPNRALFLDRLAQALSRMDRHEAQVAVLFLDLDRFKIVNDSLGHGAGDRLLVDVAARLQDALRGGDTAARFGGDEFAVLCEAVDGERQAIAIAERIAAALDAPFQLGGEEVFVRTSVGIALAGGRGDGGPDAVVRDADAAMYRAKERGGGVYEVFDDGMRERALRRLETENSLRRALLHDEFVLHYQPQVRMVTGAITGVEALVRWNHPERGLVSPAEFITSAEETGLITTLGAWVLEEACRQSAAWSAARPGHPPITVSVNLSARQIAHPDLVATVAATIERTGVDPATLCFEVTETAVTDDHDRAASVLHQLKALGLTLAIDDFGTGYSSLRALQRFPFDAVKIDRSFVRGIETSEQEAAIVAAIVSLSHALGLRTVAEGIEDVRQVQRLRGLGCDTAQGYFFARPAAPEALAELLGVTPG; from the coding sequence ATGACCATCGTCGTCGGCACCGACGGCCGCCCGCGGCCCGCGCGCGACCACGGGCCCGGCGCCGCCGCGCTGCGGATCCTCGTCATCGAGGACAACCCCGGCGACGCCGTGCTCGTCCGCGAGATGCTCCGGGAGACCGCGGAGACCGGCTACGTGCTCACCCACACGCGGCGGCTGCGCGACGGGATCGCCCACCTGCTCGAGGCCGGCGCCGACTGCGTCCTGCTCGACCTCGCGCTGCCCGACGCCACCGGCCTGGACGCCGTCGCGCAGCTGCGCACGGTCGCCGTCGACCTGCCGATCATCGTCCTGTCCGGCCGCGCCGACGAGACGCTCGCGGTCCGCGCCGTCCAGGAGGGCGCCCAGGACTACCTCATCAAGGGCCAGGTCGACCCGCGGCTGCTCGCCCGCTCGATCACCTACGCGATCGAGCGCAAGCGCGCGGAGGTGCAGCTCGCCCACCAGGCGCTGCACGACGCGCTCACCGGCCTGCCCAACCGGGCGCTGTTCCTCGACCGGCTCGCCCAGGCGCTCTCGCGGATGGACCGCCACGAGGCCCAGGTCGCGGTCCTGTTCCTCGACCTCGACCGCTTCAAGATCGTCAACGACTCGCTCGGCCACGGCGCCGGGGACCGGCTGCTCGTCGACGTCGCCGCGCGCCTCCAGGACGCGCTGCGCGGCGGCGACACCGCCGCCCGCTTCGGTGGCGACGAGTTCGCCGTCCTGTGCGAGGCGGTCGACGGCGAACGCCAGGCGATCGCGATCGCCGAGCGGATCGCCGCCGCGCTCGACGCGCCCTTCCAGCTCGGGGGCGAGGAGGTGTTCGTCCGCACCAGCGTCGGCATCGCGCTCGCCGGCGGACGCGGCGACGGGGGCCCCGACGCGGTCGTCCGGGACGCGGACGCCGCCATGTACCGGGCCAAGGAGCGCGGCGGCGGCGTCTACGAGGTCTTCGACGACGGGATGCGCGAGCGCGCGCTGCGCCGGCTGGAGACCGAGAACAGCCTGCGCCGCGCCCTGCTGCACGACGAGTTCGTCCTGCACTACCAGCCGCAGGTGCGCATGGTCACCGGCGCGATCACCGGCGTCGAGGCGCTCGTGCGCTGGAACCACCCCGAGCGCGGCCTCGTCTCGCCCGCGGAGTTCATCACCAGCGCCGAGGAGACCGGGCTGATCACGACGCTCGGCGCCTGGGTCCTCGAGGAGGCCTGCCGCCAGTCGGCGGCCTGGAGCGCCGCGCGGCCCGGCCACCCCCCGATCACCGTGTCGGTGAACCTCTCGGCCCGCCAGATCGCCCACCCGGACCTCGTCGCCACCGTCGCCGCGACGATCGAGCGCACCGGGGTCGACCCGGCGACGCTGTGCTTCGAGGTCACCGAGACCGCGGTCACCGACGACCACGACCGCGCCGCCAGCGTCCTGCACCAGCTCAAGGCGCTCGGCCTGACGCTCGCGATCGACGACTTCGGCACCGGCTACTCGTCCCTGCGGGCGCTCCAGCGCTTCCCGTTCGACGCGGTGAAGATCGACCGCTCGTTCGTGCGCGGGATCGAGACCTCCGAGCAGGAGGCGGCGATCGTCGCCGCGATCGTCTCGCTCAGCCACGCGCTGGGACTGCGGACCGTCGCCGAGGGGATCGAGGACGTCCGCCAGGTCCAGCGGCTGCGCGGCCTGGGCTGCGACACCGCCCAGGGCTACTTCTTCGCGCGGCCCGCGGCGCCCGAGGCGCTCGCCGAGCTGCTCGGCGTCACGCCGGGGTAG